The Dromaius novaehollandiae isolate bDroNov1 chromosome 4, bDroNov1.hap1, whole genome shotgun sequence genome contains the following window.
GAATTAAAACTCATTCAGAAATTTTGGATAATTAATTATATGAATACATTTGTGGACAGCTTGCTATTAAAACAGATAATTTGAAGATAGAAAACATCGTACATATAGATTTGTGCTTCTAACCTTAATACAGTtgttgaaataattaaaatagaacTATAAAGTTCTTTAAAAATTCTGATGATATAAGCACCCAGCTTTAAAGCTAGGTTTCTGTAAAGGACGGCCAATCAATTACAATTTATTATAAATGTCTTCATGTATTGATACAGCAATGAACAAATTAATGCAGTTGCTATATTTATATGTCAAAGGCCTCAAGCAAAGTCATTCACAAGAAGCTACAGTAGAGAGTAACTGATAGAGGTAGGGATACAGAAGTGGTTTGAATGGCACCAAGTCACATGCTGCCTGTTGAATATATCTGTAGTGACTTACAGAAGCAGAGATTGACAAATTTCCCAGGAGACAAATTAGCAAATGATACAAAAGTATGTAagttatttaaaagcagaaaagatttaAGGTTTATATGAACATAGATGAGAGAACATGacagtaaatataaataaaaatggataATGACAAGCAAAGAATTTCTGTATTAGAAAAAAGTGGAAATTATATGGCTTCAAATTATGTGCATCATCTCAGGATAAAGACCTGCAGATCATTAAGGTCTGTAGGAACTTCTATTCAATATACCAACAGAcaggtaaaaaaacaaacaaacccctcgCTGCCGCCCCCATCTTTCTTctatcccctgccccacagccctagAAACAGCACAGAGAGATTACAGAAAGTAATCTTAAAACTTACAGTTCATCTTATTTAACACTGACTCGCTCAAGCTATACAGCAGAATTTCCAGGTTCTGAGAAAAATTGCAAACTAATTAAGGATCTgggaaaatacacaaaaaaaaggTAAGTGACACTAGAATACAAAAGCAATAGTGCCTGGAAAAGATGACAGCAAAGTTTTAGTCACCTTTTTTCATGCTTGAACAAGCAAAAAATTTGAAAGATGACAAATTCTTTTATCAATTCTTTTTCAGACAGTGCGCAGTTAGCCTGCAAGTTTGCTTCTACAGAGAGCCAAGACTTCCTAAGCTTACTTTTACTTAGCATACATAATTCCTGTTGATATTCaacaagggaggggaaaaaaaccccccaaaacaacagACTGTAACCCCTCATGTTTTTGGCTTCACACTAAGTGTGCACTACTGGATATTAGAAGTAAATTTTCGCTACATGCATGCTAGTCCCCAAACTGGAGTCTGTACCATTTGCTATGCTCCTCAAAAGCACGCACCACCACAGCGAAAGGTAAACTACCTGTCCCAGTTCTGTAATCTTAATGTTCTGAAATGGCAACATTCGGTGTAATCCTCCTGTCCTTTTCCTCTAGCCAAATAATTTCACACCATTTTTGTTTTAAGCCTTTATTCCAGATTGTAACAAGATTTATTATTCAGACTACCTGCATAGCTAATTGCCGAGGTTTacatggagagattttttttttatctgtactACTTCATGTAGGATCAGCACCATCCCACACCCTCTGTTTCTTCCAAATATACCAACACTGAAGATTAGCAAGCGACCCTTCCTTTTTGCCAAACCTCAGAAAGGATCTATTGTATATTGTCTTCTAGAAGAGTCTGAGTCAACTGCAGTCCATTTCTGGAATGATAAAgtcatctttaaaataattttgaaatgtaACCTGCCCATACTGTCCCTGTTACAAACAGCAGAAATTTATCTGCTCTACCAGTGTTTaatttttatgtgttttaaaTTGTAAGAGCTGCATTTACCTGTGCAGATGTTTCAAGAAAATCTATAATGCTTCCTTATAATCTATTTAAATCACCAAATCCCCCTTCCTCGCTCTCACCACACCTTCTTAGCAACCAATTCTGGCCCCTTTGCTGTTTTAAAACGTAACTAGCAGCTTTTGCACTAGCTTAGTACAAAACTAGCAGTACTTCTACAATGGTAGGAATTTCTACCACTGCAAAGTCTCTCTCTGCTGTGTCCACTTCCCATCTCTTTTCACGTCGCAGaaacttttgttttttactgtctCATTTGTGCTTGCAAGCCAAGGAGATAATTTCCTGTCAGCACTTGTGGCCCTACTAGAGTATTCtctcaaagcaagaaaaaaagctagCTTGCTAAATTTCTGCAGATCTAATTATTAACCAACCCAAAGAAATATCAGACAGTCTGCGCCTAAGGAACAGGatgaaaataaatcagataaACTAGTTGTAATAATACAGTTGCTAAAGTTAAACAATTAAACACagttcattttttcttatttaataaataatatcaAAAAGTGAACcggttcttttttttcttttacattattgGAAAAAACAGTCTCTTGTCTAACTCCAGCAATTATACAAGCCATAACGAAACAGATTTAGATTTGGAGACCAGCTTTTTGGGTGGACATTCTACATCCCGTTTAATTGGAGTCCAGTGCGCATAGCCTCATAACTACTGATGACTTCTCCACTCCTGGGCTTGGtcttcttttttgttgttctgcttCCATTGATGACCTCACTGTTCTtttgcccccacccccccaaaacaaactTATTCCATGTATAACAttgaaaaaatctgcaaaaacatGGCAAATTCCAACATCTGATCAAATCATAACTACCTTTATGCTATCATCATACAGATGTTCAATTATATTTGCTGCATCAACAGTAGCATGGCATTTTATCTTTAgcataaaaaaatgaaaccagatattatatgcacatacacacagagagtACACTTGACAAAAACACTTCTTTGTGGTttacatttcacttttatttattcctCAAAACTGCCCatattgcagggttttttttcttgatgaaatATGGAACTGAGCAATTAATTCTACAAAATTATGGTAAAAACTTGCTCAATTTTCTACCTTATTGCTAAGAAACTTTACAGGTGCACAGTTTGTAAAAATAACCCTTTTAAGACTGAATGTATACACATGCTAcaggattaggaaaaaaaaatagagagaaattAGCATAGCACCTCCATATGGGGCAAATGCAGTGCTGAACGTAGACAAATGTTAACAAAGTTAGAACTGCTCATttattttacaactttttttttataaagggaAGAAATCGTTCAGTCCTAAAAGGGTTAAGTAGAAACCCTAATATACTCCTTTTTCTAACAAAGCTGCCACTCAATCCCACAGTACAGTGCTTGAAAACAAACTCAAAAGTCTGGCACAGGAAAGTATACACATTTGTTCAGTACTCATAAACACAGCTGCTTTTGAAAGAAAGTAAATAATATGGTTAATAATTGAAGAGCATTTAGTTTCAAAATGGACACCTCTATGGAGTCATTTAGTCTACAGTGGGTAGCTTACTGATGATAGCTAATTTGTTTCACTTGGCATTAATATTATGTGTATGGGGAATTCACAGATTTATTTCTTCAGTTCATGCCCTTCTCAGGTAACCATTCTGATCTTATAAGTCTGTGCAATAAAAAGGATAGAATATCATTATTAACACAGTTGTGGGAAACCTTCAGGGGTAAATAATTAGGAAAAACATCAGCAGCAGGTTATTAAAGACTATGCTAGTGTTGAATTCTGAAATGCGGttccaaacaaaaagaaaacaagaaaaggcaTAGCTAAATCTGAGCACTTAATTTGCTTTTTCATCCTAAAGTTGGAACTAGAACAACATTCTGAACACAGACTCATTTTCTATGTATATAGAATAAACAGCAGACTTAACAGCTAAACTTGAACAGTTATAATAGTTTCATACTGAAACATTCTAAAAGTAGTTTAATCAAAATCTTTAGATATTGTTAATATCATGAAAATTGATTAACAGCTCACAAGGCCAATAAATGTAACAATATCACCCCACAGGAAAAAAGTTCAGGAAGATAACATATCTGAACAACTGGACATCTTAACAACAGTACGGACTTGGAAGACCATTTCTGTACTATGAATTACCTACTGGCAACAATGGAGCCACAAGCTCAAGGAAAAATACAGGGTTTAAAATGGTCTTGTAAGcagaatttaataactttttttcacCCACTAGGCTGTAGTGTGTAAAACAGCAGAAATTAGGCTAAGTAGTTAGATGCTTTACAAGTCAAAGAATATTATAATATAGTCTATTGGGCAAACTTAttgcaagaaaagaaactgaatatAAAAAGTATTGCATTTATATGTAAAAATTTTAAGATAATGAATATAAAAGCAGGTGTCAAGTTctgaaaagctatttaaaatattctttgaagGTTAAAAGGCTTGTTATGGTTTACCTACTGTGTGTATATAATGTCTTGTTCTTGAATATCCTTCTAAATCTGATACATACCACTTATTTTAATTCTCAGTCTAATTAGTGCTGAAAAACTGTGGCCCTTGAATGAAGCCATATTGTAAGATACTTACTTATGTGCTTCTAACAAAAACACTGTGAAATGATTCCTGCcacaaaacaattaaaagaaagttACATAGCACATACAGAAGTAAACAGATTTGCAAGTAAATGCCAGTAAACAGTTTAAAACAGAGATAAGGCCACAATGAATTCTGCCCTTGGTCACTGAAACAGAGATGAGGTGAGGCAGTATTCACTAGTGCTAAGAACCAGCATTGTGACTATGTCATGGGAATAAGTATCGTAATACAGAATAGCAAATATGAAGGCCTGTGGTGGAATACAAGCACATTTTAGAAGGACAGTGGCACTGATTTAAACTATTAGCTAAATGTGTTTTGTAACTGATTTCTTCCTTTAACCACATTGTCTTCAAGATATACAAAACATGTTCAACGGAGCACTGAAGCAAGCATTAGAACGGAGCATTGCAGCAGACAAACATGGTGcagagaaaatgctttaaaatggtGGTGGTGTTGAAACTGGAATAAGTGGTCAGAAAATAACCCTATGAAAATGGTCAACAGATAAGCCCAAAGGCAATGCACTATAGAAAGCCACAGGTTCACATTTATACTGCAGTTGTGGCTCTTGCTTCAGGGTACAGTAAAGGCTGAACACAccataaaaattgtattttggcTTTTAAAGAGGATGATCACACTATCAGAACTTGTCCTATGAGTCTATGCCTAGTTCTGTGACTACAAATGAACTACTGGGATATATTTTCAAACACAAATGAAGCAGGCAGGTTTACAAGGAGGGATAAAACATGGCAAGGtcaaagtgaaaaacaaacacaacaacCAACAAAGTCAAAGTGCAAATGAGCCTTACATTTATGATGGAGAGAAGACTTGAACATTGCACAAGCTGTTGGCAGGGAAAGAGAAATCCACAGGAAATAAGGATGGGAGGAGTTGACATCTTGATAGTGCTTTTACAGTTTTCTATTTGCCCATTTCTAAGTAATAAAATTTACTTCTAGTTATTATGGTATGATCACTTCACAATGAAAGCACGTTCTCAATACAAGTCTTACACCAAAGTCTGGCCTAATTTACTCAACAGTATgaagaaaaacatgcttttcGTGATTCTCGGTGATGAAGGGCATCACCTACCAATCCCATTTGTAGCACATACTTCTCATGATATTTTAGTTACATGCCAACAAGACAGAAGACATGCTGCCAAATGAAGTTATTGGGAACATTccacttctgaaataaaacatttaacttACACTTAATACAAATTATGTACAAGATTAGAAAACCTGAACAGATCCTGAAACATTTTCTGATGCAATATGACTGAGCAAGGAAGAGGGGGAGAAACCCAGTAACAACCCTTCAAAAACACCAACGTATGCCTGTGACATGAACAATCATTAACATGACTGCTTGAGATGCCACTTTAAAAAAACCTCATGTAATGTTAGAACCTCATGAATTATcactataaatacatattttaaaaaaagaaaacagaaataactatTAACAATGACTGAAAACAGAGCACTAAAGTTAACATACATTGCATGTATTGCAGGCAAGGCAGaggcattttttaaagcttttgcaCAGACTTcatataatcttaaaaaaaatatgctgGCCTTTACAAGGTTCTActtgctgaaataaaaacaatttcagtTCATAAAAAGTCACAagacttcagtttaaaaaaaggaacagttCCAGCCACagaccaaaaatatatatatatttttttaaactggaagagTATGGTAATTAGATTATACAAGCATGGTCAGGCTTGGAACCTGAATATACTTCAGAGcaaaagctcagaggaaaaaaaaatataaactatttGGTAACAAAAGTGTACTATATGTTGTGATACAAAAAAGGTATGGTGAAAATGTACCTTTTATACTAAAGCTTATACAAGTTCCTTGGTCCATAAAAACTATGCTGCGTTCATGTTTTCTAGTTTGCTCAACATGTATCCCAGCCACATTTTTAGTTCttgcccattaaaaaaaacagctgaaaaatagattttcaaTAAAGTTCTTATGTTTCGGATGTATTCTTTTTTATTGTGGCTTCTATATTTAAGATCAGCACTTGCAGGTAACAAGGTTCAAATAACATCACCTAAAACGGAAAGGTGTTTTCCCATGAAACCACAAAAATTGTTCAGTTCTCTTGAATGTAGCACTTAAAAGTCAGTTAAAGTCCAAACAAACAACGGTAGTTAGGAAACTACAGTTGCTGTAGATGATGTGACATTGGTTGGATTTGTACTGACATTTGTGTAACTTCCCTCGCTGTTTGTATTTGTTTCACTAGAAGCCATGAGGCTTGAGTTGGCTCTGAGGATTGctccagcagcactgcagtgtggtCGTGGCCCTGGTTCCGGTGTATATGTAAAGGTAAGGCTGGTGGAGTAAATTATGCCGTCGTTACGGACCAAAGTTACTGGAACCTGGACTGGCTGACGGACCCACCTCCAACCCTCTCGAAATGCAGAAATATCTGGAACAACACATAGCATGCTCTCCGCACATCTGGAAAACAGGAGAGTGAAGTAAGAAtaataaaacagcttaaaaattattataaattattCAAAGTAGCCAGTAAAATGTAACCACCAAAAAAGCAGTAGAAAATTCTGTACCTGTACATGGTTTCAGCTTCCACATCCCCAAACCAGACACGTAAATTTGGAGTGAAGTTCTGTCCTGTAAGTTCGAGCATTGCTACATCCCCACCACCATTCAACTGGAAAGGGAGTGATGAGAGAAGATATATTAGTAAGAACAAACAACCCCCTctcaaaaaacagaagaaatttcttCATAGTGCATAAAAAAATTCTCCACAATGCTGTTTTCATCCACTggataaaacagaaataaacacacCTACACAGCTGAACCATGAAGAAGTAACTCATCTGAAAGATACCGCCAAACAATTGGAAAGCCTAAAGGAACTTGTAATTCTTCATAGTGGCCACTTAGAATAAAGCAGTCAATAAGCACGGCTTTGAAAACAAAGATCAAAGAATCTTTCACAGAACACATTAGGAGAACGTCATGATTTTCAACAGCAGAAAGCAGATTTCCTTAATAAGGATTCAGTCTGGCTCTGTTTGATGTGTAACTGGCTGTTTTAAGAGCCAAAATAAATTTCTAAATAACCTAATAAAAGTATAAGTCATAAGGATATATCTACCATAGTATTTTAAGGTATAAAATTCTTAATGTACAGAACAATATTAACTGTTATTTCATATTCCAGTGATGAATATGCTCAAGTATTTTGGAACATAACCGAGAAAAATTATAGCAGTGTAATTTCCTATTTATAAAGCTGGTAGGACTATTTTCCTACAATAATCCATAAAGGTGCTAGGAAGGTTAAATCAGTACCACAATATATTTTTGcatgaaaaagcttttatttaaaaaaaaaaaaaatcacttacttGAAGACTTTCTACAACAGGCACAGGTGTTACTGGAGCATGGACTGGTCCCATCCCCTCATAAAATGTGTATTCTGCCTTATCTGTGCTAATGATTGTCCAAGAAGCTCCATCATTAATCATTTCCTTATTTGGTTCTTTTGGGCATGGAGTGGCCTTAGTAAGAAAGAACAGTTTTACATCTGAGCTGTAGATTTGTTTGACAGTCACAAAGCTAAAAAACAACTGAGTCAGTAACAATATCTGctatttcaaaaatgtttcctACTGTTTTTCCTCTAACAAAATGCAACAGAGAAATAGTCACATACTGCTCAGCAAAACTGGTAAAAAACTAAAACCTCTGAAGACATTGTAACTCTTACCTATGATGATATAGCCCAGTCTCCGACCTTCTGTTTAGCATTTTAATTTTAGTTCTGCTTTCAAAGTATTAACACTATCCATAACCATTAACAAACACAAACTATAGCATCAAGGAGGAGCTACTTTagagtagattttttttgaattaatGACAAAGTGATCAAAACTGCTGCAGACTGAAGCGGACATATTTTATTAGTTATGTTTTACATCTGCCCAAGTAcctagatttttttcaaaatgagttCTTCATCATTCACAAAATGATGGAAAATACAAACTTATATTTCAGTGTTTGTACAAGGCCATGGGCAGAAACCGAAATGGCAAGTGAGTCAgaattttccttgtttccttgaaaatattaccaaattagtctaaaaagatataaaatacaTTGACAGCTATATTCTTATGGCAACAAAAGCTTCTCTGAACAATTCCACAGTCTAACAGTCAATAAGAAAATTCTGCATATAAGGTTTAAACACAGGCACAGGAAACAATGTACTCAGAAATTCAAATTTTAATACCtaaattctgtttgttttctttcataaagCTCAGGATATCTAGGTATGTTTTCACTCTTTCTAATTGTTAGATAAACTTCAATTAGCACAAATTGCCCAGTTCAGATGAAAGGAAGTTGAGCTCCAAGCTGAATTCAGGCAGACTCTTCATTCTGATGTGATCAGGtgaaaagacacagaaaacagcTTGCAAGATAAGTGTGCCACTAGGATAGTGCCTAGAAATCTTTGCCaggatttttttgctttgccaGGACCCAATTGCTATTTTTATTACAAATAGAACCTTATGAGGCTTCTAAACTATTAGcctaactttaaaaagaaaaactgttatcTACTATTTTGAGGCATGACATTTCTCCTACATGTTACCAGGAGGATTACAATTCCTGAAGCTGAAGGGACCAACGTGCTTCAACCCAAAACGAATAAAAATATGGGTATCAAAAATGAAGGAGTTGAACTGGTAGTTACAACTCATGTTCCTGGAGTCACCACTTACAGTTTTCTGAAATCACCAGCTCAATGTGCATTGGCAGCCTAAAAAGTCAACACAATGTCAGATACAATCAGAAAAGGAGAATAAGATATCAGATATTAGTTTGCCATTGTAGAACCTCGGTTAACCCACATCTGCCACAGTGTGCAGTTCTGGGTACAGAGAAGGGCAACTAAAAATCATCAAGAGGCTGGAACTGCTGGTCTtaggagaagaaattaaaaagactgGGACTCCAATTTGGGGAGAAGAAATTAAGATGACGATGGACAAGGTGAATGCAGAACTATTATTCACCAAATCCTGCAAAACTGAAACTACAAATCACACAGAGAAACTGTTACATTATTCAAAACACATACAAGAAAAGCTCTCTACACAGAGGATAGGAAACCTCTGGAACTTACTGCCACACAAGGTGGCAGAGAAAGAGCATCAGCACATTCAAAAGGAATCAGACAAACTAATGGACTACATGTGTACAAACCAATACTAAAAGATAGAGCCAGAAATGTATTCTCCTACATTCCTAATACAACAAACGTGGATGCTGGTGAGTACAAGGGGAAGGGACTGCAGAAAGTGACCAGGGTTTGCCTGCTCTCTCTAGATAGCATCTCCTATCGTTGTTATTAGGAATAGATGCTGGGCTAGATATGGACTATTGCTCTGATCCAGTAAGGCattatttatattctttctgtaTTCTCCAGAATATATGACCATCTTTAAAAAGAGATCTGGCTAGTACTTCAAAAACTGAAATTCAATTTTATGTAGGTTCATATTGACCTGCTGACttttcacagcctctctgcttTAATCCTCTAATTTCTCTATACTCAGCTACTTCCTCTCACCCAAGAAAAAACTGTCACTGTAAAGCAAACCTTTTACTATAATCACAGTTTGGTTAGGCTCTTGTCCTAGGACTTGTATTCAGCAGTAAGTGCGCAGCAGTGGGCAGGTGAAAGATGATACACATGCCTATTTCCCTGGTTTTAGTCTTATGGTTCGAATGAAGAAACAGATAAAATGGGACCTCTCTCCCAACACTGGCAGATAACGTTTATTTTCCAGACTCATTTCACTTACCAGAGTGTGATAAGAGCCCTATGTGCAAGTTTAGCAGATTTTATTCAACAAGGAAGCAAGTGGCAGCCTTGCTTTTCCTACCCTACCAAAGAAATTCAGAAGAGTAGGTGGCCTTGTCCTTTTATCTTAGCTCTACCTCTGTTGAACGTTCATAGCTCTTATCAGACTGAGCTCCATGAGCATTGCACAAACTGAGGTGTGTCAGGATGTCCCTGTGCACTTCCAGGATGCTGAACAGGCAGCCATTAGAGAAGCAGGAGTTGCTTCTTCATTCAGCTCTTCCCCACAAAGTAGTCTGAGAAAGATTAAAGCACAAGGCTGATCCTCAGTCACCGCAATtcctgtttttttgctttctgttctgacaagagcccattgcccATTATGGAAAGTATACTGCTAGATATATCTCTGCTATCTGTGGGCAGAACCGAGCGATCTGCTCCCTTCTGAGCCACAGGTCATGAATATGTTTCCTGAAATATGAACAAGGCCTCTGGTATTCTCTTTCCACAGTCTCAATTCAGAATAGTCAGCTCAGCCTTCATCAATCTTCTTGTCTCTTCCCTTAAATTACGAGAAATCTCTAAAAGGTTGGCTTCCCCCTTTCCTACCTCTACCTTTCTTACCCTAGAAGCTACAGCTGTTCTTCTAGGAAGTCCTGAGTCTTTTCCAAGTGTGGCCATCTTCCTAGATCACAGTCTTATTTCCCAATACCCTTTGCTATTTGAGCTGCCCTGGATGTTTAAAAAGAAGATGGAGCAATACTCATGTAGGTCTGAACTTAGTCCCAGTCTTCTTACTCTGATGGGAATTATCACGCTGAAAATCTGCTATGAGCATGCTAACCTACACATGAGATTGAAAGAAGAGTTTGTTAGCACATTGTATGAACTCTCAAAGCAGCTGCATACCGTGACACTTTTTACAGCTCTCCCTTGGGGTTCATTCCTGTCACACTAACTTGCTAGAGATACTGTTCTCTCCATGCTGGAGAAACAAGTAATTGAAGACAGAGATGGTTACATTCTTTATAGACGAGAACAAGATTTCATGAAGAGGTTAATTTTCCAAATCAGATTTCTTTGGCTTTACAAGTTACCACGGCCAACTATGGTAACTTCCTATGCTTATGTTCTTAGCCACGAGCAAGAAAGTGCAACTCTGCTAAATTCCTAAAGCAGTAAGATCACGATGAGTTGTATCATTTCCTATTTTCTGCAAGCTAGGAGTGGACACATACATAATTAGTACAACTCTATTGGCACGTGTCAACTTGTTAAGCCAGGAATGCATGAGTTCATAGTGgataaaatataaattcattgTCTACACAGATCTGGAAGAGGgatatgagaaaagaaaaacagatctgaAACAGGACAGATGAAAAGTAGTATCTtctctgttttcaaaacaaaatattagacTCACATTCAAAAACAACTGCAAAAGTGACATTTATACACCTTTTGGGACTATTTGGGAAGACTCTGCAACCATACTTCTCATCCAGTAGAATCGGTTTAAAAAACTTACTTGAAATTGGATTATTCTCTCCTGGGAAAGGCACAAATACATTCTCTCAGTGTCCTTAAGGTAGAATGCACATTTATGGAGCTGTGATACTGGATCATCTGCATCCAATAACGCTGTTTGTTTATCCACTTTTCGAATTATCTGTGAATGAGAATTGCACATA
Protein-coding sequences here:
- the RBPJ gene encoding recombining binding protein suppressor of hairless isoform X2 yields the protein MRNYLKERGDQTVLILHAKVAQKSYGNEKRFFCPPPCVYLMGSGWKKKKEQMERDGCTEQESQPCAFIGIGNSDQEMQQLNLEGKNYCTAKTLYISDSDKRKHFMLSVKMFYGNSDDIGVFLSKRIKVISKPSKKKQSLKNADLCIASGTKVALFNRLRSQTVSTRYLHVEGGNFHASSQQWGAFYIHLLDDDESEGEEFTVRDGYIHYGQTVKLVCSVTGMALPRLIIRKVDKQTALLDADDPVSQLHKCAFYLKDTERMYLCLSQERIIQFQATPCPKEPNKEMINDGASWTIISTDKAEYTFYEGMGPVHAPVTPVPVVESLQLNGGGDVAMLELTGQNFTPNLRVWFGDVEAETMYRCAESMLCVVPDISAFREGWRWVRQPVQVPVTLVRNDGIIYSTSLTFTYTPEPGPRPHCSAAGAILRANSSLMASSETNTNSEGSYTNVSTNPTNVTSSTATVVS
- the RBPJ gene encoding recombining binding protein suppressor of hairless isoform X3, translated to MQKLRRSHMEMKKRFFCPPPCVYLMGSGWKKKKEQMERDGCTEQESQPCAFIGIGNSDQEMQQLNLEGKNYCTAKTLYISDSDKRKHFMLSVKMFYGNSDDIGVFLSKRIKVISKPSKKKQSLKNADLCIASGTKVALFNRLRSQTVSTRYLHVEGGNFHASSQQWGAFYIHLLDDDESEGEEFTVRDGYIHYGQTVKLVCSVTGMALPRLIIRKVDKQTALLDADDPVSQLHKCAFYLKDTERMYLCLSQERIIQFQATPCPKEPNKEMINDGASWTIISTDKAEYTFYEGMGPVHAPVTPVPVVESLQLNGGGDVAMLELTGQNFTPNLRVWFGDVEAETMYRCAESMLCVVPDISAFREGWRWVRQPVQVPVTLVRNDGIIYSTSLTFTYTPEPGPRPHCSAAGAILRANSSLMASSETNTNSEGSYTNVSTNPTNVTSSTATVVS